The nucleotide sequence ggaagtccagacgacttccagacgacttccagacgactaacaagtaagtcgtcccagaagtcttccagatctgaaaaacctgcatattaaatccagatctgaaaaacctgcatattcaaaaacattcaaatggcttaaaacagaaaaaatgaatggaagattagataaatctacctttacagaacacacaaaaatacatatctaaaaataatagatctacctttaaattagtggaagatgagtaccatctaattaaaaacctgcaaaaaaaaatagattagtaacaaagacatgagacaaaattgaaaaattcatataaagtttggtgttttcaagtcaaagagattagagtggatttggagagttttagtttgggaaaaaagtaagaactttatacaacaagaagttaccaaatgaagaaaaatcagacataagaacttaccaaaacgctcagaaaaatccagacgacttcctagaagtccagacgacttcctagaagtccagacgacttcctggaagtccagacgacttcctggaagtccagacgactttgtcagaagacttccaagaagtccagacgacttccagacgacttccagacgactaacaggtaagtcgtcccagaagtcttccagatctgaaaaacctgcacatcaaatccagatctgaaaaacctgcatatccaaaaacgttcaaatgacttaaaaatagagaaaatgagtggaagattagataaatctacatttatagaacacacaaaaatacatatctaaaattaatagatctacctctaaattagtggaagatgagtaccactTGATTAAAAAACctgtaaaagagatagattagtaagaaatacatgagacaaaactgaaaaattcatataaagtttggtgttttcaagtcaaagagattagagagaggttggagagttttataatgatgaacattacatttttgttgcagccatttgagaggaggagagagaatgtgtaaatttttctttatatagggagacaaaaaatccaattagattaaatatttttgactcagacgacttcctggacgacttacatttcagtcgtctggtgaagaaattaaaacagacaacttacatgtaagtcgtccagaagagtttaatatttttagcgggaaattaaatatttttagcgggaaactaaaatagaagactttcgagatgacttacaagtaagtcgtctggacgactgaaatatacgtcgtccgggtaaattattcaacagacgactgaaatataagtcgtccacaccctaaacataacccctaaacttaattatctaattaaacactttataaaaccaaatcaaacttgaaaagtgtttactatacacagaaataaacacatataagtgaaaactaatttttgaaaaaaacattttagttttccaaaatctaaccctaacaatatatacatacaatactacaacatatgtttgccaaactcctaaaccaaagtattttatgattcactacttccactcatctatcttcaaaacaaatcaattttatcatatcttaatttatatcagttaaaactgtttataattacttgatttttattttttacgcatcaaaatatttttttacaagatttataaattatttttaaaataaactggtaccagacgacttacacttcagtcgtcgagacgacttccaacatctcagacgactcagacgatttactggggctatattcgtaaaaatggcttctgtttttttgtttggtcacaaaggactgagctgtaatttcactaggcttttaggttagttttgcatttgattcaagtttgggtataggtttgggattaaaatcaagttgtgggttagttttggcaaaaactcCTTTATTATATATGGGTTCTGGGGAGTCCATTTAAAGATTTGCATATATGTTACTACATTCTACATACGTGGAGTATATATGCAATACTCGATAAGCTTTTTTGCCAATAATTAAGGCAAAAGAGCTGgaagaacaaaaacaacaaGATTTTTAAAATGGAGAAATCATAATAAACGTGCAAGAATAATCGCCACAATTTAAGATGAGTCAGAAAATCTTACATTTGATGAAATCATGATCAGCCGCCAACGTGTGTGCTCACATGAACTTCATACTATTGCCACGTTGTAGCTTAACCAACAAGATGATATACTGATAGTCGATGTGATTACATGAATATGTATTGAATATTACACAGCTGTCTAAATTTTCTGTTTCAATGTCTATATAATTTATCTGTTGACTAAAAGAGAGTGATCTGTCGACAATAATTCATGTGTGGAAAATGACTGCCCtgaaagaattttttaaaaaacttactaGAGTTTCTTTCACTCCAGCTAATTTAAGAAATGAATTAACTCAGATAACTCGTGTTGATTAAATCTTCAAACGTTATTGTATAGTTGTATATTTTGAATCATTAGGTGAAGCAACCAAAAAATTTCACTTTCTATAGATACGTGGAGGAAACGCTATCGTATATAAAAAAGGGTAGGATGGCTATTTATGCCACGCTCAGCCTAAGATTAAAAGggtcagttacaaaaaaaaaaaaagctatcgTATATACGTTGTTTTATGTTACTTTGTGGTGCTGTCATCAAAACGTGGaacattttttcttatattgtacaTCTCAAAGGTACCTAATGTaatgtataaatataataaaacttatACGGATTTGTGTTGTTGGCACATGAAGACGTGTCGACGTTTATTCAGTACCAAACCTCTTCACCTTGACCTAAATTGCTTTCCCGATTTGCTTATATCATCACCCAACGCCGacaagattttaaattttgtaccTATCTTCATACACATATAAAAAATGTAATGAAGTTTCGTACATTTTCAAGTAAACAAATGATTAACTATTGAATAATACATGCAGAAGATGATTGGGCATTATTTCCACGTAATTCAAAGTTAAATCACCATAACACGACAAAGTGGCTAATCGTGGCAGGATCCACAAGCAATATTTAGTAGGTGTCAAGGACATAATGGAAAATTCATGTTGAGCTCAATAATTCAGATTCATGATCACAAATTCACAATATATATAGAGCTATGACCGTGAACTTTGAATATCAAACGCACTACACTCTACACCCTCAAACTCCAATGCACAACTCATCACGAGCTCTAACTCAAAATGACAGAAATACCCTCGTACACTATTGAAAACCCTATTTTCGAGCCTACAAAGGTTAAGAAACAATACAACATATACTCTTCGTTTCTCCCGATCATCTTATCGATATTCACCTACATTTTTATCTTCTACGTTCTTGACGTCTCTCCTTCATCGATCTTCAACAACTCAAAGATCTTGTTCTTTGTTTCAAACGCACTTGTTCTCATCATAGCGGCAGATTACGGTGCATTCGCTGAGAGAGAGAACCACGACTTCTACGGAGAATACACCGCCGCGACGAGAAGCAACACGATAGAAAACTATAAACCGGAAAACTCGGGCTATGAGATGGGTTTGGCCGAAGAAATCAAAAACCGTAagacacaagaagaagaagtcagagCGAAATATATACCACGTTACTTGCATCACAAGGACGAGGAAGTTCCTGAGAAAAAATTACAAGTCGTAAGCGAGAACATCCCGAGAAGCAAACTTATCCAAAAACACGAGCCAACGACTGAGCACAACATTAGTAATGGAGAAACTTGCAAAGCAAGAAAGCTagtgaaccctaaaccctacagAAGAAGCAAATCTGATAAAGCAAGCTCAGAACGTCATCGTCGAGAGATCAAACCTAGGCCTAAGAGTTACGTTCGAAGCAAGTCTGACGATAGCTCGAAATGGATGGTTGTTCACAAGGGCCAAAAGAAGGCTCATGAGGAGGCGGAGGAGAAGTGGGAGAATGTAAGAGAAGAATCTGAAGAATTCGCGAAGATGTCAAACGAGGAGTTGAACAGACGAGTCGAAGATTTCATCCAATGGTTCAACAGAGATATCAAACGACAAAGTTTAGTCTAagtttaatttcatttaatttgtCGTAATACGGCAAGTCTAGTCAAcctttttgtgtcattttttgtttattatttttactttgcTTTTATATGCGTTTGTCGTTAGAGTTGGTAATAAATGAGATCATGGAGATAATCGTGaatgaattttaatttctatGGCTGAAAGTAATGAAAGcagatgttaaaaaaaaaagaattcttgCCTGCTTGTTTAATTAAAGTAAACTCTCATCCCAAGCTCAGGTGAAAGGACAAGAGGAAAGGACTGATGATTAGATTAGGCCATTACTTTACAGTTAGTGTTACTAAACTAGGTAACATCTATATAGTACTGGGTGATTTAGACATTACATTGCGATGTATTTGTTCCTGTCAGATTCTTGGGTTTTCAAGATTAAAGGCGACTGGAATTATTCTTAGATGTCCGGCTTAATCCACATTCAGCATAGAGAActactttaaataaaaactagatAACTTCATGTGTGGGATCAAAGGTAAACTGGAGAATTCAAAGGAGTTTTCAGAAGTATTTTGCGTTTAGTCTAGAGAAGAATATAAAACTGAGGCACCGTGAAGATGGAGCACGGTTTAGGATTTTCATAATGTAGTTTGCATGTTTTTAATGATAGACTAGATCTCGATCCTCGTAATCGCACGGGTTTTTgttctcatttatttttgtataaaccttttgttttcaattctaaattggtatatattataatatatgtgtctatcaatttttaaaacataataagtttacaatatattttcttcattgaatagattatttcaaacattcacatgtattta is from Brassica napus cultivar Da-Ae chromosome A4, Da-Ae, whole genome shotgun sequence and encodes:
- the LOC106432782 gene encoding uncharacterized protein LOC106432782, encoding MTEIPSYTIENPIFEPTKVKKQYNIYSSFLPIILSIFTYIFIFYVLDVSPSSIFNNSKILFFVSNALVLIIAADYGAFAERENHDFYGEYTAATRSNTIENYKPENSGYEMGLAEEIKNRKTQEEEVRAKYIPRYLHHKDEEVPEKKLQVVSENIPRSKLIQKHEPTTEHNISNGETCKARKLVNPKPYRRSKSDKASSERHRREIKPRPKSYVRSKSDDSSKWMVVHKGQKKAHEEAEEKWENVREESEEFAKMSNEELNRRVEDFIQWFNRDIKRQSLV